The following proteins are co-located in the Paludibaculum fermentans genome:
- a CDS encoding ABC transporter permease subunit/CPBP intramembrane protease, with protein sequence MRPGTVFTIYRKELREALRDRRTIFMMIGLPILLYPLLMIGLSRLQEGQEAAQAARASRVAVWGTLPLDAQERMLKSGKIELLPWAGATDMVRAGLEMDQLKPPPSPPIDLDGDDKPPVPKKMPDAVWAKAAQQAILDRKADAILIAWPNFGVRLQRGDMAVASILFDSVRPDSRKARDRISDHLRQYRLDLLAVRETQNKLPAGFATGIEIQNTNVASEQRKSGMLVGMLLPYMLILFSAMSGFYAAIDMTAGEKERGTMQTLLCAPVESLEIIGGKFLAVWSIAMIATVVNLLSLSLTFTRLKLIPGMQTSVPASSYLIAFVMLVPISLMINAVFLAVGAFAKDFKDGQNFLTPILMSLLVPLVATMTPGIELNGYLAFVPVVNIALLIKGVFLGEWAADTLFLVMLSSLCYASIALVFAAHIFERNSLLLGGKEHFSGVFDFSRHPGARPTPAVSMLVFAVALVMAFYGSLSLTKYGLPTVLIVMQFGFFLLPCLALVRLKGYDFVETFSLRMPSLRAIAACVLIGLSAWTVAGGLLVRLLPPPESLQKAMERLLLLDDKPAPLWQALVLVGLIPALCEEALFRGLILSGFRRLGMWPAILATGLLFGLAHASIYRLLPTFALGVAFGYAVWKTRSLAAGIICHALNNGLMAVLARSKNIIEELGLGGSKYVPWTIIGAGCVVMVLGLWLLSQERAPQATETA encoded by the coding sequence ATGAGACCCGGCACGGTATTCACCATCTACCGCAAAGAGCTGCGCGAGGCCTTGCGCGACCGCCGCACGATCTTCATGATGATCGGCCTGCCCATCCTGCTTTACCCGCTCCTGATGATCGGGCTCAGCCGGCTGCAGGAAGGCCAGGAAGCGGCCCAGGCGGCCCGCGCTTCTCGTGTGGCGGTGTGGGGTACCCTGCCGCTGGACGCGCAGGAGCGCATGCTGAAGTCGGGCAAGATCGAACTCTTGCCCTGGGCGGGAGCCACCGACATGGTGCGCGCCGGCCTGGAGATGGATCAGCTCAAGCCACCGCCCAGCCCGCCCATCGACCTGGACGGCGACGACAAGCCGCCCGTGCCGAAGAAGATGCCCGACGCCGTGTGGGCCAAGGCCGCCCAACAGGCGATCCTCGACCGCAAGGCGGACGCCATTCTCATCGCCTGGCCTAATTTCGGCGTGAGGCTCCAACGCGGGGACATGGCCGTCGCCAGCATTCTCTTCGACTCAGTCCGCCCCGATTCGCGCAAGGCGCGCGACCGCATCAGTGACCACCTGCGGCAATACCGCCTGGACCTGTTGGCCGTCAGGGAGACGCAGAACAAACTGCCGGCCGGTTTCGCCACCGGGATCGAGATCCAAAACACGAACGTAGCCAGTGAGCAGCGCAAGTCCGGCATGCTCGTGGGCATGTTGCTGCCCTACATGCTGATCCTCTTCTCGGCGATGAGCGGCTTCTATGCGGCGATCGACATGACCGCCGGAGAGAAAGAGCGCGGCACCATGCAGACCCTGCTGTGCGCGCCGGTCGAGTCGCTGGAGATCATCGGCGGCAAGTTCCTGGCGGTGTGGAGCATCGCCATGATCGCCACCGTCGTCAACCTGCTCAGCCTCTCGCTGACGTTCACCCGGCTCAAGCTGATCCCGGGCATGCAGACCAGCGTGCCGGCCTCCTCCTACCTGATCGCCTTCGTGATGCTGGTGCCCATCTCCCTGATGATCAACGCGGTGTTTCTGGCTGTCGGCGCCTTTGCCAAGGACTTCAAGGATGGCCAGAACTTCCTGACCCCGATCCTGATGAGCCTGCTGGTGCCGCTGGTCGCCACCATGACGCCCGGCATCGAGTTGAACGGCTATCTCGCCTTTGTGCCCGTGGTGAACATCGCGCTGCTGATCAAGGGCGTGTTTCTGGGTGAGTGGGCGGCCGATACGCTGTTCCTGGTCATGCTCAGCTCGCTGTGCTATGCCTCCATCGCGCTGGTCTTCGCCGCTCACATCTTCGAACGCAATTCCCTGCTGCTGGGCGGCAAGGAGCACTTTTCCGGCGTCTTCGATTTCTCGCGCCACCCGGGCGCCCGGCCCACGCCCGCCGTCTCGATGCTGGTGTTTGCCGTCGCCTTGGTCATGGCCTTCTACGGCAGCCTGAGCCTGACGAAGTACGGGTTGCCCACCGTGCTGATCGTGATGCAGTTCGGCTTCTTCCTGCTGCCTTGCCTGGCGCTGGTGCGGCTGAAGGGCTACGACTTCGTCGAGACGTTCTCCCTGCGCATGCCGTCGCTGCGCGCCATCGCCGCTTGCGTGCTCATCGGCCTGTCGGCCTGGACGGTCGCCGGCGGCCTGCTGGTGCGCCTGCTGCCCCCGCCCGAGTCCCTGCAGAAGGCCATGGAACGCCTGCTGCTGCTGGATGACAAACCGGCGCCGTTGTGGCAGGCCCTGGTGCTGGTGGGCCTCATTCCCGCGCTGTGCGAGGAGGCCCTGTTCCGAGGCCTCATCCTGAGCGGCTTCCGCCGTCTCGGCATGTGGCCCGCGATCCTGGCCACGGGCCTTCTGTTCGGCCTGGCGCATGCTTCCATCTACCGTCTGCTGCCGACCTTTGCGCTGGGTGTCGCCTTCGGGTACGCCGTGTGGAAGACGCGGTCGCTGGCGGCGGGCATCATCTGCCACGCCCTCAACAACGGGCTGATGGCTGTGCTCGCCCGATCAAAGAACATCATCGAGGAACTCGGCCTGGGCGGCTCGAAATACGTCCCCTGGACCATCATCGGCGCGGGCTGCGTCGTGATGGTCCTGGGACTTTGGCTGCTGTCGCAGGAGCGGGCTCCGCAAGCCACCGAAACGGCTTAA
- a CDS encoding S8 family serine peptidase, whose translation MRNPVRVLAAASLLSVSLWGGKLIAPGPDDVLTPDEVVIRLKPNGVISTVLAGFNNTVSVAAAQSNLNLYLLKVPSAVRDVILQQLAALNEVEYAEPNRIRTASGITPDDTSFATQWWLSKMQATAAWSIYPGRFPAAGAFGTRVRVAILDTGGNCTHPDFINSGGTGTDIGSGGQFNWALSQAFVATTAVGAACPWQDDHGHGTHVAGTVASATNNGTGVASLGFPAELVIFKVLNYQGNGNDFTIAQAITAAADAGARVISMSLGGTGYSQALQDAVNYAWNHDALVVAAAGNSNSSVLFYPGDANYAMGIGATDSADARASFSNFGFGLDVMAPGVSIYSTYLNGGYATLSGTSMATPNVSALAALILAATPNLSVDAVVQRIEMAADTTTANGLWDVYMGFGRINAYSALSGILPSKGGGGLVGQVVDPVGNAISSAAIGMGGLNGSTDANGLFRFANVPPATYTFTASGGGYPARSQTVVIPPGADTHVRLELGVSTGVFSGTIRDGATPLRNVVIQALSGGLVRQATVTDANGLYTLTVIAGTYDLRISAVGRSTRISAGAAVASGATTTVDFDMPALGTITGIVTNTSAAAVSGAQVTAYNTTDSGGASTAANGSYTTLALPAGTYTVVVSALNNLPLTVNDVVVADGVATPLNIQLTSTATVSGLTLSPTTIGGGGASAANTITLSAPAGSGGAVVTLTSNKQQAAMPPATVTVPAGATISNPFTITTSAVAVNTLATISATLGGVTKTANLTVVPYLVSALYLSPTTVGGGATTTANRAQLNVAAPPGGAVLTLASNTPGVTVPPTVNVAAGALLSDYFSITTTALAAPVQVIITATYGTASKTATLTVNPTSLISFTAAPLTTAGGKALSSASVKLDSPAPAGGAVVQLSSSDPSVQLPATVTIPAGATVSANIPITTSIVSVTTQAVLTATYAGGSKTVTITVTPPALSAFSLAATIAGGKPITNALVTITGPAPVGGLAVTLASSDPAVTPPATITVPAGTTTSGYFQIPTSTVAAPVSVTITAVAGGVTKTATVNVKPSALLTLTASPTTLTGGKPITSTVTLDGPAGPTGAVVTLSSTDPSVKPPATVTVPAGATTSGNFTVPTSYVSASTSVTLTATLDGNSKTAALTVKPAALLTFSASPLSVSGGKPITSATVTLDGPAGPAGAVVTLVSSDPSVTPPASVTVPAGATASAAFSMPTSNVSVLTAVTVTATYSGVSKAVALTIKPPALNTLTISPVLITGGKPITTASLSLDGPAGPSGATIALTSTVPSVVPPSTVLVPAGATSSGNFTINTVWVASNTPATVTATYAGISKSVIVTVKPPALSGFSVAPATLSGGKPFTAASLTLDGPAGPGGAVITLASSDPSVTPPPTFTIPAGATTSGNFSLPTSAVSTTVSVTLTATLGGASKTVVVTVKPTALAGLSITPTTISGGKVITAGVVTLDGPAPPGGASVTVQSSSPSATPPATVTVPAGATSSAYFSIATNWVTSNDVAVITASYGGVSKTVNVTVKPTDLSTFSVAPVSAKGGTKITVGLTLDGPAAAGGVAISLASSNPAVPLPATLLVPAGATSASLSVTTSAVAASTPVTLTASYGSVIKTATVTLTP comes from the coding sequence ATGAGGAATCCGGTTCGTGTTTTGGCTGCAGCTTCGCTGCTATCGGTGTCTCTGTGGGGCGGGAAGCTGATCGCGCCCGGTCCGGATGACGTTTTGACCCCAGACGAGGTGGTGATCCGGCTCAAACCGAATGGAGTGATCTCCACGGTGCTGGCCGGTTTCAATAACACCGTTTCCGTCGCCGCCGCCCAAAGCAACCTCAACCTGTACCTTTTGAAGGTGCCCTCGGCGGTCCGGGACGTCATTCTCCAACAGTTGGCCGCGCTCAATGAAGTCGAGTACGCTGAGCCGAACCGTATCCGCACCGCCTCCGGCATCACCCCGGACGACACCTCCTTCGCAACACAATGGTGGCTCAGCAAGATGCAGGCGACCGCCGCGTGGAGCATCTATCCCGGCCGGTTCCCGGCCGCGGGCGCCTTCGGGACCCGGGTCAGGGTCGCCATTCTGGACACCGGCGGCAATTGCACCCATCCCGATTTCATCAACAGCGGCGGAACGGGCACCGATATCGGCAGCGGCGGACAGTTCAACTGGGCGCTCAGCCAGGCGTTTGTGGCCACCACGGCGGTCGGCGCCGCCTGCCCCTGGCAGGACGACCATGGACACGGGACCCACGTGGCCGGAACCGTCGCATCCGCCACGAATAACGGCACTGGTGTGGCCTCTCTCGGCTTTCCGGCTGAACTGGTCATCTTCAAGGTTCTGAACTACCAGGGCAATGGCAACGACTTCACGATTGCGCAGGCGATCACGGCGGCAGCGGACGCCGGCGCGCGCGTCATCTCGATGAGCCTGGGCGGCACCGGCTACTCGCAAGCCCTGCAGGACGCCGTCAATTACGCCTGGAATCACGATGCCCTGGTGGTGGCCGCGGCTGGAAACTCGAACAGTTCCGTCCTCTTCTACCCCGGCGACGCCAACTACGCCATGGGCATCGGCGCCACGGATTCAGCCGACGCGCGTGCCAGTTTCTCCAACTTCGGTTTCGGTTTGGACGTCATGGCGCCCGGAGTCAGCATCTACTCCACCTATTTGAACGGCGGGTATGCCACGCTGAGCGGCACCTCCATGGCGACGCCGAATGTGTCGGCCCTGGCTGCCCTGATCCTGGCTGCCACCCCGAATCTCTCGGTCGATGCCGTTGTGCAGCGCATTGAAATGGCGGCGGATACGACCACCGCGAACGGGCTGTGGGATGTCTACATGGGCTTCGGCCGGATTAACGCCTACAGCGCGCTGAGCGGGATTCTGCCGTCCAAGGGCGGCGGCGGGCTGGTGGGCCAGGTCGTCGATCCGGTGGGGAACGCCATCAGCAGCGCCGCCATCGGCATGGGCGGGCTGAACGGGAGCACCGACGCCAACGGCCTGTTCCGGTTTGCGAACGTACCGCCGGCCACCTACACGTTCACCGCTTCGGGCGGGGGCTACCCGGCCCGTTCCCAAACCGTTGTGATTCCGCCCGGCGCCGACACGCATGTCCGCCTGGAACTTGGGGTTTCGACAGGGGTTTTCTCGGGCACCATTCGCGACGGCGCCACGCCGCTGCGCAACGTGGTCATCCAGGCGCTCAGCGGCGGCCTGGTCCGCCAGGCGACGGTCACCGACGCCAATGGGCTCTACACCCTGACCGTCATCGCCGGCACTTACGACCTGCGCATCAGCGCCGTCGGCCGCTCGACGCGAATCTCGGCCGGTGCCGCGGTGGCCAGTGGGGCCACCACCACGGTTGATTTCGACATGCCGGCCCTCGGCACCATCACCGGAATCGTCACCAACACCAGCGCCGCCGCCGTTTCCGGGGCACAGGTCACTGCTTACAACACGACAGACTCAGGCGGCGCCTCCACGGCCGCGAACGGCAGCTACACTACGCTGGCGCTGCCGGCCGGTACCTATACGGTCGTAGTCAGCGCCCTGAATAATCTGCCGCTCACCGTCAACGATGTGGTGGTCGCCGACGGGGTGGCTACCCCGCTGAATATCCAACTGACCTCCACCGCCACGGTCAGCGGGTTGACGCTTTCTCCGACGACGATCGGCGGTGGCGGCGCCAGCGCCGCAAACACGATCACGCTCTCCGCTCCGGCCGGATCAGGCGGTGCGGTTGTCACGCTTACCAGCAACAAGCAGCAGGCGGCCATGCCTCCGGCGACCGTGACGGTGCCGGCGGGCGCCACGATCTCCAACCCGTTTACGATCACCACCTCGGCGGTTGCCGTGAACACCCTGGCCACCATCAGCGCCACCCTGGGCGGTGTCACCAAGACCGCCAATCTCACCGTGGTGCCTTACCTTGTTTCCGCCCTCTACCTCTCGCCCACGACAGTAGGCGGAGGGGCGACAACCACCGCCAATCGCGCGCAACTGAACGTCGCGGCTCCCCCTGGTGGAGCGGTCCTCACCCTGGCCAGCAACACGCCCGGGGTCACCGTGCCGCCCACGGTCAATGTTGCGGCCGGTGCGCTCCTTTCCGACTACTTCAGCATCACGACCACCGCGCTGGCCGCACCAGTCCAGGTAATCATCACTGCCACCTATGGCACCGCCTCCAAGACGGCCACCCTCACGGTGAATCCGACCAGCTTGATCAGCTTTACGGCCGCTCCGTTAACCACGGCAGGCGGCAAGGCGCTGTCCAGCGCCAGCGTGAAGTTGGACAGCCCGGCTCCGGCCGGCGGCGCGGTGGTGCAACTGTCCTCCTCTGACCCCTCGGTGCAATTGCCCGCCACGGTGACCATTCCGGCCGGCGCAACAGTCTCCGCCAACATCCCCATCACCACTTCCATCGTCAGCGTGACGACCCAGGCGGTCCTCACTGCTACTTACGCTGGAGGCTCGAAGACAGTGACGATCACTGTGACGCCTCCGGCCCTGAGCGCGTTCTCGCTTGCGGCCACGATCGCGGGCGGCAAGCCGATCACCAACGCGCTGGTCACAATCACCGGCCCCGCTCCGGTTGGCGGCCTCGCCGTGACGCTGGCCTCCTCTGACCCGGCGGTGACCCCGCCCGCCACCATCACCGTACCCGCGGGCACCACGACTTCCGGCTACTTCCAGATTCCCACCAGCACGGTCGCCGCACCGGTCTCCGTGACGATCACGGCAGTGGCTGGCGGTGTGACCAAGACGGCCACCGTCAATGTGAAGCCCTCCGCCCTGCTGACACTCACCGCCAGTCCCACGACACTCACGGGCGGCAAGCCGATCACTTCAACCGTCACCCTGGATGGGCCGGCCGGTCCCACCGGCGCCGTTGTCACCTTGTCGTCCACGGATCCATCCGTGAAGCCGCCCGCCACAGTGACCGTGCCCGCTGGTGCGACCACGTCCGGCAACTTCACGGTTCCGACGAGCTATGTCTCGGCCTCGACTTCCGTTACGCTGACGGCGACGCTGGATGGGAACTCGAAAACCGCGGCCTTGACGGTGAAACCCGCCGCACTGCTGACGTTCTCAGCCAGCCCGCTCTCAGTCTCCGGCGGAAAGCCGATCACCAGCGCCACTGTCACGCTGGACGGACCCGCTGGTCCGGCTGGGGCCGTGGTCACCCTGGTTTCCTCCGATCCCTCAGTCACCCCGCCCGCCTCAGTCACTGTTCCGGCCGGTGCGACGGCTTCCGCTGCCTTCTCGATGCCCACGAGCAATGTCTCTGTCCTGACGGCGGTGACGGTCACCGCCACCTACAGTGGAGTTTCGAAAGCCGTGGCGCTGACAATCAAACCGCCGGCCCTGAATACTCTCACAATCAGCCCGGTGCTCATCACCGGGGGCAAGCCGATTACGACGGCTAGCCTGTCGCTGGACGGGCCGGCCGGTCCCTCAGGCGCCACCATCGCGCTGACGTCCACGGTTCCGTCGGTCGTTCCGCCGTCTACCGTCCTTGTGCCGGCGGGCGCCACTTCCTCCGGCAACTTCACCATCAACACCGTGTGGGTAGCCAGCAACACGCCGGCGACCGTCACGGCTACCTATGCCGGTATTTCGAAATCGGTGATCGTCACGGTCAAGCCCCCTGCGTTATCCGGATTTAGCGTGGCGCCGGCTACGCTGAGCGGTGGAAAGCCGTTCACCGCCGCCAGCTTGACGTTGGATGGCCCGGCCGGTCCGGGCGGGGCCGTGATCACGCTGGCCTCTTCCGATCCGTCCGTGACGCCGCCGCCCACGTTCACCATACCCGCGGGCGCCACCACGTCTGGCAATTTCAGCCTGCCCACCAGCGCGGTGAGCACGACGGTCTCCGTGACCCTGACGGCAACCCTGGGAGGGGCAAGCAAGACCGTCGTGGTTACGGTCAAGCCAACGGCCCTGGCCGGTCTCTCCATCACACCCACAACGATCTCGGGCGGCAAGGTGATTACCGCCGGCGTCGTGACCCTGGACGGGCCCGCGCCTCCAGGCGGAGCGAGCGTAACCGTTCAATCGTCGAGCCCCTCGGCCACGCCGCCAGCCACCGTGACGGTTCCGGCCGGCGCGACAAGTTCCGCTTACTTCAGCATCGCCACCAACTGGGTCACGTCCAACGACGTGGCGGTCATTACGGCAAGCTATGGAGGTGTGAGCAAAACGGTCAACGTGACCGTGAAGCCGACTGACCTGAGCACGTTTAGCGTCGCCCCGGTCTCGGCGAAAGGGGGCACCAAGATTACCGTGGGTCTCACTCTTGATGGCCCGGCCGCCGCCGGTGGCGTGGCGATCTCCCTGGCTTCGTCCAATCCCGCGGTCCCGCTGCCCGCGACCCTGTTGGTGCCGGCCGGCGCCACCAGCGCCAGCCTGTCGGTGACGACCTCCGCCGTCGCCGCCTCCACGCCCGTGACCCTGACGGCGAGTTACGGCTCTGTCATCAAAACGGCAACTGTCACGCTGACTCCTTAA
- a CDS encoding DUF72 domain-containing protein, whose amino-acid sequence MNLSLFPAEPAFRDRLGARLRALAAEGVYFGTSSWKYPGWLGQVYTPERYFTRGRFSQKKFETECLTEYAEVFPAVCGDFSFYQFPSTDYWQKLFAAAPPSLQFAFKVPEEITVREWPTHLRYGARGGLLNESFLNADLFQNAFLRALEPYRQRIGTLIFEFGTLPKRHYDGVEAFAADLGAFLEQLPSGWRYSVEIRNKEFLDEQYFRVLRNCNVAHVYNSWTRMPELPEQLSTPGSFTADFVVARALLRHGRAYAQAVEKFQPYKEIQEPNPPAREGLKEILERARNKHQLAFLFVNNRLEGNAPGTIAEVAGLDAV is encoded by the coding sequence GTGAACCTGTCGCTCTTTCCAGCGGAACCGGCCTTCCGCGACCGGCTCGGCGCCCGGTTGCGCGCGTTGGCGGCGGAGGGCGTGTACTTCGGCACCAGTTCCTGGAAGTACCCGGGTTGGTTGGGCCAGGTCTATACGCCGGAGCGCTACTTCACGCGCGGCCGCTTCTCGCAGAAGAAGTTCGAGACCGAGTGCCTGACCGAATACGCCGAAGTTTTCCCGGCTGTCTGTGGTGACTTCTCGTTCTACCAGTTCCCATCCACAGATTACTGGCAGAAGCTCTTCGCGGCGGCGCCCCCCAGCCTCCAGTTCGCATTCAAAGTGCCCGAGGAGATCACAGTCAGGGAGTGGCCGACGCATCTACGTTATGGAGCTCGCGGCGGGTTACTGAACGAATCGTTCCTGAATGCAGACCTCTTCCAGAACGCCTTTCTGCGGGCGTTGGAGCCTTACCGGCAGCGCATCGGCACCCTGATCTTCGAGTTTGGGACCTTGCCCAAACGGCACTATGACGGGGTGGAGGCGTTCGCGGCCGACCTGGGTGCTTTCCTGGAGCAACTGCCGTCCGGGTGGCGCTATTCCGTCGAGATTCGGAATAAAGAGTTCCTGGATGAACAGTATTTCCGGGTCTTAAGAAACTGTAATGTGGCCCACGTCTACAACTCGTGGACCCGCATGCCGGAGCTGCCCGAACAGCTCTCCACCCCAGGCTCCTTCACGGCCGATTTCGTGGTCGCCAGAGCCTTGCTGCGGCACGGCCGCGCATATGCGCAGGCAGTGGAGAAGTTCCAGCCCTACAAGGAGATCCAGGAGCCCAACCCGCCCGCCCGGGAGGGTTTGAAGGAGATTCTGGAACGCGCGCGCAACAAGCACCAACTGGCCTTTCTCTTTGTGAACAACCGGCTGGAAGGCAACGCGCCGGGGACGATCGCCGAGGTGGCCGGCCTGGACGCTGTCTAA